The Microvirga lotononidis region GTTGAAGCCAAAATGGCCCTCATTGAGGAGACTCTTAAGCCTGGGGCCAATGTGTCGGCCATTGCGCGGCAGGCCGGGATTGCGCCAGCACAACTGTTCGGCTGGCGCCGCAAGGCGATGCAGGCAGGTGCCGTCCAAGGCGAGCCCCATGAGCAGCGGCTTGGATTCGTTGAAGTCACGCCGACATCCGCCTCGATGATCGAGATCGTTGTCGCTGACGTGGTGGTTCGCGTTGGGGCTGATGTTGATCAGAACCACCTGGTCAACATCCTCCGGGCGGTCCGACAAGCATGATCCCGGCCGGCGTGAAGGTGTTCCTGGCCAGCCATCCGGTTGATTTTAGGAAAGGTCCGGACGGCTTGCTGGCGCTGGTGCGCGAGGCCGGATCCGATCCCTTCAGCGGCGCGCTTTACGTCTTCCGGGCCAAACGGGCGGATCGTGTCAAAATCGTCTGGTGGGACGGCACCGGCGTGGTCCTGTACAGCAAGCGCTTGGAGAAGGCGCACTTCTGCTGGCCGCGGATCGGTCAGCATCGGGTGCAGCTCAATCATGCTCAGCTGCTCGCTCTGGTCGATGGCATGGACTGGAAGCGGGTGCACGCCGTGAGCGTCAGGGCTCCGCAATCGGTCGGATAGTTCTCCCTGCGGCATGATGAATCAGAGCCGGAGAGCCGCTTCGGCAGGTGGTCCCGCCATGCTCTGATGGACGCGATGACGGCCCATGATTCCACCCTTCCCGATGATGTCGACGCGCTCAAGGCGATGGTGCGGGCGATGGCCGAGAAGACCGCGCGTCTGGAACAGCGCAATGCTCATCTCGAGCAGGTGAACCAAGGCGCCGAGGAGCGGATCGCGCGGCTGATGGAGATCGTCAAGATGCTCGAGCGGGCCCGCTACGGCACCCGATCCGAGCGGCTCGGCAAGGCTCGGCTGACGGACGATCAGTATGCCCTCGCGCTCGATGAGATCGAGACCGGTGTGGCGGCCCTCGAGGTCGAGAGGGACGAGATCCTGGGACGCTCGTCAACCAAGCGGCCACCGCGCCCGCGCAAAGGCTTTGCAGCGCATCTGGAACGGGTTGAGGTGGTGATCGAGCCGGATGATCCTGCGGGCTGCGAAGGGCTGGAGCGGATCCGGATCGGCGAGGACGTCTGCGAGCGGCTGGACGTGACGCCGGCGCAGTTCCGGGTGATCGTCACGCGCCGGCCCAAGTATGTCTACAAGGGCCGCGACGGCGTCATTCAGGCTCCGGCGCCGGCCCGGATCATCGCCAGCGGCATTCCCACCGAGGCGCTGCTGGCCCAGATCGCGGTGTCGAAGTACGCCGATGGCCTGCCGCTGTACCGCCAGGAAGCGATCTACGCCCGCGACCAGGTTCTCATCGAGCGTTCGCAGATGGCGCAGTGGATGGGCAAGGTCGGGTTTGAGCTCGAGCCCCTGGCCGCGTATGCCCTGGCGCGGATCAAGCAGGGCGAGCGGATCTTTGCCGATGAGACCACCCTGCCGACCGGGATGGGCAAGGCCAAGACAGCATACTTGTGGGCCTATGTGCGCGATGATCGGCCGTTTGGCGGCCGCGATCCGCCGATCGTCGTCTACCGCTTTGAGGACAGTCGGGCCGGTGAGTGCGTGGTCCATCACCTGGAGGGCTATCGCGGCATTCTGCAGGTGGATGGTTACACGGCCTATCATCGCCTTGCCCGGCCGAAGGGAGCCAATGAAGGCGTGCAGCTGGCCGCCTGCTGGTCGCACGTGCGCAGGAAATTCTACGAGCTGCACGTGTCGACTGCCTCCAATGTGGCCGCGCAGACGCTGGAGCAGATGGCTTCGCTCTGGGCTCTGGAGGAGAGGGTTCGCGGCAAGGATGTGGGAACAAGAAGGCAGGCCCGCCAGGCGGAATCGGCTGCTGTCGTGAGCGGACTCTTCGCGCTGTGGGAACAGGAACTGCCAAAGCTGTCGCGCAAATCGAAGATGGCCGAGGCGATCCGGTATGCGCTCACGCGCCGTGCCTCTTTAGAGCGGTTCTTGTCGGACGGACGCGTCGAGTTGGATTCCAACACGGTTGAACGCGCGATCCGGCCTCAGACAATCACACGCAAGAACTCGCTCTTCGCCGGCTCCGATGGCGGCGGTCGCACATGGGCTGCTATTGCCAGCCTTCTGGCCACGGCCAAAATGAACAACGTCGATCCACACGCCTGGCTGACGCAAACGCTTGAGCGCATCGCCAACGGGTGGCCCAACCGCGAGATCGATGCTCTCATGCCGTGGAACTATCGCCCCTGAACGGCATCAGCTACGCGCTTACCTGGGGATCCTTTTGCCTGCCAATCTGCCCCGCTTACCAGCCCCGTCACTAGCTTCGCAACATCTAAGCTATTGTATAAGAAAGAGTCTACTTCAATAACCGTAGTGTCCAGCGACTTGGCTACAGCTTGCCGTGCGGAGCGAGAGCCGCTTGAAAACTGGCATTCCAGGCTGTTTAGGCCCTAAATCGGCCGATCTGCGCCAATCTTGGCCGCTTCTGACCGCCCCGCAGAGCAAATTCCCCGCAACTGGCTAAGAAAGTACGACTACAGCAGCCCTCAAAAAGCAGTCTGGCGGCGACATCAACCGTTCGTTTAATCCGCGTTCTTAACCTGTACAAAGCCCGTGGGGCTGGATGCCATTTTTGCCTTTAAAGCTCGTTGCAAC contains the following coding sequences:
- a CDS encoding transposase; the encoded protein is MSDDRSFHVLEAIPSRLEVSPDRPRRRWSVEAKMALIEETLKPGANVSAIARQAGIAPAQLFGWRRKAMQAGAVQGEPHEQRLGFVEVTPTSASMIEIVVADVVVRVGADVDQNHLVNILRAVRQA
- the tnpC gene encoding IS66 family transposase — encoded protein: MTAHDSTLPDDVDALKAMVRAMAEKTARLEQRNAHLEQVNQGAEERIARLMEIVKMLERARYGTRSERLGKARLTDDQYALALDEIETGVAALEVERDEILGRSSTKRPPRPRKGFAAHLERVEVVIEPDDPAGCEGLERIRIGEDVCERLDVTPAQFRVIVTRRPKYVYKGRDGVIQAPAPARIIASGIPTEALLAQIAVSKYADGLPLYRQEAIYARDQVLIERSQMAQWMGKVGFELEPLAAYALARIKQGERIFADETTLPTGMGKAKTAYLWAYVRDDRPFGGRDPPIVVYRFEDSRAGECVVHHLEGYRGILQVDGYTAYHRLARPKGANEGVQLAACWSHVRRKFYELHVSTASNVAAQTLEQMASLWALEERVRGKDVGTRRQARQAESAAVVSGLFALWEQELPKLSRKSKMAEAIRYALTRRASLERFLSDGRVELDSNTVERAIRPQTITRKNSLFAGSDGGGRTWAAIASLLATAKMNNVDPHAWLTQTLERIANGWPNREIDALMPWNYRP
- the tnpB gene encoding IS66 family insertion sequence element accessory protein TnpB (TnpB, as the term is used for proteins encoded by IS66 family insertion elements, is considered an accessory protein, since TnpC, encoded by a neighboring gene, is a DDE family transposase.): MIPAGVKVFLASHPVDFRKGPDGLLALVREAGSDPFSGALYVFRAKRADRVKIVWWDGTGVVLYSKRLEKAHFCWPRIGQHRVQLNHAQLLALVDGMDWKRVHAVSVRAPQSVG